Proteins encoded within one genomic window of Vicia villosa cultivar HV-30 ecotype Madison, WI unplaced genomic scaffold, Vvil1.0 ctg.000650F_1_1_2_unsc, whole genome shotgun sequence:
- the LOC131630151 gene encoding auxin transporter-like protein 3: MTSEKVETVVAGNYLEMEREEEGSKSTSSKLSRLFWHGGSVYDAWFSCASNQVAQVLLTLPYSFSQLGMLSGILFQIFYGLMGSWTAYIISVLYVEYRTRKEREKVDFRNHVIQWFEVLDGLLGKHWRNLGLFFNCTFLLFGSVIQLIACASNIYYINDHLDKRTWTYIFGACCATTVFIPSFHNYRIWSFLGLVMTTYTAWYMTIASLVHGQAEDVKHSGPTKLVLYFTGATNILYTFGGHAVTVEIMHAMWKPQKFKMIYLIATLYVMTLTLPSAAAVYWAFGDELLTHSNALSLLPRNGFRDSAVVLMLIHQFITFGFACTPLYFVWEKFVGVHETKSLLKRALVRLPVVVPIWFLAIIFPFFGPINSTVGSLLVSFTVYIIPALAHMVTFASASARENAVERPPSILGGWVGLYSMNVFVAVWVLVVGFGLGGWASMLNFVHQVKTFGLFAKCYQCPPHRA, translated from the exons atgacTTCTGAGAAAGTTGAAACTGTTGTTGCTGGAAACTACTTAGAAATGgagagagaagaagaaggttCTAAGTCCACTAGTAGCAAACTATCTAGGCTCTTTTGGCATGGTGGTTCTGTCTATGATGCTTGGTTTAGTTGTGCTTCTAATCAG GTTGCACAAGTGCTTTTGACATTGCCATATTCGTTTTCGCAACTCGGGATGTTATCTGGAATTCTTTTTCAGATTTTTTATGGATTGATGGGAAGCTGGACTGCTTACATTATCAGTGTTCTTTATGTTGAATATAGAACtagaaaagaaagagagaaagttgATTTCAGAAACCATGTTATTCAG TGGTTTGAAGTTCTTGATGGACTTTTAGGCAAACATTGGAGAAATCTTGGACTATTTTTCAATTGCACTTTCCTTTTGTTTGGATCAGTAATTCAGCTAATTGCCTGTGCAAG TAACATATACTACATAAATGACCATTTGGACAAGAGAACATGGACCTACATATTTGGAGCATGCTGTGCAACAACAGTTTTCATCCCATCATTCCACAATTACAGGATTTGGTCATTTTTGGGCCTAGTAATGACCACTTATACTGCATGGTATATGACCATAGCTTCTTTAGTTCATGGACAG GCTGAGGATGTGAAGCACTCTGGTCCAACCAAATTGGTTCTTTACTTCACTGGAGCTACCAACATTCTATATACTTTTGGTGGACATGCTGTTACAGT GGAAATTATGCATGCAATGTGGAAGCCACAGAAGTTTAAGATGATATATCTAATTGCAACTCTATATGTGATGACATTAACTTTGCCATCAGCAGCTGCAGTATATTGGGCTTTTGGAGACGAACTTCTCACTCATTCCAATGCTCTCTCCTTGCTCCCTAGAAACGGGTTTAGAGATTCCGCTGTCGTTCTCATGCTCATTCATCAG TTCATAACATTTGGATTTGCTTGCACACCTTTATATTTTGTGTGGGAGAAATTTGTTGGAGTGCATGAAACCAAAAGTTTGTTAAAAAGAGCATTGGTTAGGCTTCCTGTGGTGGTTCCAATATGGTTCTTGGCAATAATATTCCCATTCTTTGGTCCCATTAACTCAACTGTTGGATCACTCTTGGTTAGTTTCACCGTCTATATAATCCCTGCCTTGGCACACATGGTCACCTTTGCTTCAGCATCAGCCAGAGAG AATGCGGTGGAGAGACCACCATCGATTTTAGGAGGATGGGTAGGATTATATTCAATGAATGTGTTTGTGGCTGTATGGGTATTGGTGGTTGGATTTGGATTAGGAGGATGGGCAAGTATGCTTAATTTTGTACACCAAGTTAAAACATTTGGACTATTTGCAAAGTGCTATCAGTGTCCACCTCACAGGGCCTAA